The DNA sequence AGTCCCGCCCCCACCAGGGCGCCTACGAAGGCGCCGCCGCTGAAGGCTGCGTGGAACTGCGGCATGACGGTCCGCCGGAGCTTGTGCTCCACATCAGCCCCTTCGATGTTTTGAGCTACATCCCAGAGGCCAATTCCAATGCCGAAGAAGAACAGTGACACGGCCGTTCCGGGAATGGATGTCGCCAGGAGTGACATGGCGATGCCCACGCCTGCGGCCGCGGCCAGGAGTCCGGCAAAGCGCACCGTGTTGGCCGTTCCAATCCTGCCCACCACCAGGCCGGCGGTGGGCAGCGCGAGCAGGGAGCCAACGGCCGTGCACAGCAGCAGGGTGCCCATTTGGCCGGAGGTGATCTGCAGCGTCTGGGTGACGGCGGGGATCCTGGCCGCCCAGCTGGCAAAGACAAGCCCGTTGATGCCGAAAACCACGAATGTTGCCACAGCGGCAGCCTTCAGGCCTGCCTGCTGTTCCGTACCGGTGTTGGTGCTCATACGCTCACTACTTCCACTGAGTATTTTTCGAGTTCGGCATTGTCCTGTGCGCTGAATTTCCGGTCGGTCACGATGACGTCCACCCGGGCCAGGCCGGCCACGAGCACCCTGGCGTGTGCCTGCCACTTTGCAGCGGAAGCGGCCACCACCACCCGTGCTGCGGATTCCAGACCGGCTGTCTTGACTGCCGCATCGTCAAGGTCATGGGCCAGGAGGCCGTCCTTGAAGTCCACGGCACAGGGCGTGAGCACGGCGGTGTTAAAGCGGAGCGACCTGATGTTCGACTCGGCCAGGGGTCCGCGGAAGCAGAGTTCACCGGGCACCACGCTGCCCCCGGGCAAGAGCAGTGCCGGGCGTGCGCCGTCGGTGGCCCCGCTCCCGGCCGCTGCATTGAGGGCCTGAAGGGACATGGGCATCAGCGTCAGTTCCCTTCCGGCCAGGGCCCGGGCCACCGCAGTGGCCGTGCTTCCGCTGTCCAACCAGACGTGTTCGCGGTCAGCCAGGAGGCCGGCAACCGCAGCCGCGATACGCATCTTGCCGTCCTGCTCCTCCAGTTCGCGCTGTCCGTAGCCAGGGTTCTGCCCCTGCCCGATCAGGCTCCTGGCGCCCCCATGAATCCTTCTCAGCACGCCGTGGCCGGCCAGAACCTCGAGGTCGCGGCGGATGGTTGCGCCGGAGGCACCGCAGGCCTGCATGAGCTCCTCCACGCTTGCCTTTGACTGCCGCCGGAGGACCTCGGCTATGGCCCGGTGCCGCTCATCGGTTTTCATGATCAGATGCTATCAATCGATGATCATTTAATCATTACGTGATCATGCTTCAGCGTGCGCGCTCCACCCGCTGCTCGTCCCACACCGGTTCCGGAGATTCGTACACTTTCCCGTCCGAGCCAAACACCAGGAACCGGTCGAATGTCCGCGCAAACCAGCGGTCGTGGGTGACCGCCAGGACGGTTCCTTCAAAGTGGTCGATGGCGCGTTCCAGCGCCTCGGCCGAATGCAGGTCCAGGTTGTCCGTGGGCTCGTCCAGCAGGAGCAGCGTGGCACCGCTGAGCTGGAGGAGCAGGATTTGGAACCGCGCCTGCTGTCCGCCGGAGAGGGACTCATACTTCTGTTCCGACTGCCCCGCCAGGCCGTAGCCGTCCAGCGCGCCGGCGGCCGCCTCGCGGCCCAGTCCGAACCGGTGTTCGTCCCCGCGGTGCAGGATTTCCAGCAGCGTCTTGCCCAACAGGTCCGGACGGACATGGGTCTGGGCGAAGAAGCCGGGCCGGATCCGGGCACCGAGCTTCACGGTTCCCTCATGCGGCACCTCGGCGATCTCCACGTCCGAGACCGGCAGGTGTTCGCGTTCAGGGTCGGTGCCGCCCGTAGCCAGCAGCCGCAGGAAGTGCGACTTGCCCGAGCCGTTGGAGCCCAGGACGCCCACGCGGTCACCAAACCACACTTCGGTGGAGAACGGCTTCATCAGCCCGGTCAGCTCCAGCCGTTCAGCCACGATGGCCCGCTTGGCGGTCCGGCCGCCCTTGAGCCGCATCTGGACGTTCTGCTCGATGGGCAGCGCCTCGGGCGGACCGGCTTCGAGGAACTTGGCCAGCCTGGTCTGGGCTGCGTGGTAGCGGTTGGCCATGTCAGAGCGGAAGGCGGCCTTGTTCTTGTACATGTTGACGAGTTCCTTGAGCTTGATGTGCTCCTCGTCCCAGCGCTTGCGGAGTTCCTCGAAACGCGCGTTCCGGTCCGCGCGGGCCTCCACGTAGGAGCCGAAGCCGCCACCATGGATCCAGGCCGCGGCGCCGTTGATTCCGGGTTCGAGGGTGACAATGCGGCCGGCAGCGTTGTTCAGCAGTTCCCGGTCGTGGCTGATGAAGAAGACCGTCTTCTTCGACTCATTCAGCTTTTCCTCGAGCCAGCGCTTGCCCGGGACATCCAGGTAGTTGTCCGGCTCATCCAGGAGCAGGAGGTCGTCCGGGCCGGCGAAGAGTGCTTCCAGCACCAGGCGTTTTTGCTCCCCGCCGGAAAGGGTCGACGCCGGGCGGTGCTGGGCACGGTCAAACGGGAGTCCCAGCGCGGCCATGCAGACCTCGTCCCAGACGGTTTCGACGTCGTAGCCCCCGGCATCGCCCCAGTCGACGATCGCCTGGGCGTACCGCATCTGGGTGGGTTCGTCGTCGTGCTCCATCATGGCCAGCTCAGCCTCGTCCACCTCGCGGGCAGCGGCCGCCAGGGCCGGGGGAGCGGCAGAGACCAGAAGGTCCCGGACGGTGGAGCCGTCCCGGACCTGGCCCACGAACTGGCGCATGATGCCCATGTTGCCGGAGCGGCCAATGACGCCTTCGTCCGGAACCAGGTCCCCCGCGATGATCCGGAACAAGGTTGTCTTGCCTGTCCCGTTGGGGCCGATCAGGGCGGTCTTGGTACCGTCCGGAACCTTGAAGGTCACCCCGTTCAGGAGCTGGGTGCCGTCGGAGAGGAAGTAGTCAATGCCGGAAACGTCAATATGGGCCACGCCGTCAATCCTCCCATGCCGTACCTAGCCGGCGGCGGTGAGGAACTGCTTCAGGAGCGGGCCGGAGGTGGTGGCGCCCAGGCCGCCGTCCTCGACGAAGACGGCCACGGACAGGTCGCCGTGGACGGCCACGATCCAGGCGTGGGTCTTGGGCGGATTCTCCGTGCCGAACTCGGCCGTTCCGGTCTTGGCTCCCACCGGAGCGCCGGGGACGCTCGAAAGGAAGCCCGCGTGCCCGGAGGTGACCACGGCGCGCATCATGTCGGCCAGCAAGGCCGCCTCCGCTGCGGTGATGGGCTTGTCCGACGCCGTGGAGGGCGCCTCGGCCGTGGCCGTCGCCGTCGCCGTCGCTTCGGCTGCTGGAGCAGTGGATCCCGCCGTTGTCCCGGCGGCGGGAGCGCCGGCGTCGGGGTTCAGGACAAGCTGCGCAGAGACCGGGGCGCCCTTGGCGACGGACCCGGCCATGATCGCCGCTGCCAAAGGAGAGAGCAGCACCTTGCCCTGGCCGATCATGGAGGCTGCGTGTTCCGTGCCTTGGGCCTGGCCGGGAACGGATCCCAGGAACGCCTCCGCACCAAGTTTGGGTGCCTCGACCGCCACACCCATGGACGTGGCGGCCGCTTCAAGCTGACCCTGTGAAACCGCGTCGCGCTGGGAGATGAAGGCGGTGTTGCAGGAGTGCGCGAATGCGTCCCGCAGCGTGACGGCGCCCAGGGAGGTCTCGGGATAGCCTTCGGAGTTCTTGAAGGTCCGTCCGTCCACTGCGAGCGTTGGGGTGCACTGGACGGTGGAATCAGGCGTCATTCCGTTGCGGAACATGGCCAGGGAATCCACCATCTTGAAAATGGAGCCCGGGGCGTACTGCCCCAGCATCGCGGTGTTGTAGCCGTTGCTGCCGGGCCCCGAGGCCGCTGCCAGCACGGCGCCCGTGGAGGGGCGCAGGGCCACTATTGCCGAGGCCGGGCCTACTTTTTCGAGGGTAGTTTCAGCCAGCGACTGCAGCCGGGGATCGAGCGTGGTCTTCAACGGCGTCCCGGGCTTGGGTGCCACCTGGAAAAGGACCCGCCGGGGATCGGTACCCGCGGACTGGATTTGTTCCCGGGTCAGGTCTGCCCGCTGCGCGCGGATCACGACGGCGTCTGATCCGCGAAGCTGTTCGTCATACTGCTGCTGGAGCCCGCCGATGCCCGTAACGTCGCCAGCAGTGAGAACGCCTTTCGACGCGTCGATTTGTTCTGCGGTGGCTTCGCCAACGGAGCCAAGCACTGCGCGGGCAAACGTCCTGCTCGGGGCCAGGGGGATTGATGCCGGGATGCCGCGGGCGCCCGGAATTGCCTGGATCTGCTCATCGGAGATGGTGCGGCCTTCTTCACGCAGCGTGATCGCGGGAACGAAGGCCTGCGCCCCGGCTGCCTTGACCTGCTGCACGTACGCGGCCGGGTCCACCCCTACCAGTGCTGCCAGCTTTCCGGCGGAATCGGCGGGGTCTGCGGCGCCCAGCTGGGGCTTGTCGATGCCCACATTCACCACGGGACGGTAGGTCACCAGCGGGACGTCTCCGGCGCCAAGGATGTCGGCGCGCTGGGGGGACTGGGATCCCTTGGTCACAATCTCGCTGTCCGCGAGGCCTGGTGCCAGGATGGCCGGGTCCCAGACGGTGAGCCATTTGTCCCCGGACTTCTTGAAGTTGGCCCCGATGGTGTACTTCCACTCGGCATCGCCGAACTTCCAGGTGTAGTTCAAGGGCGCGGACGCCTTGTCTCCGTCCAGCGTCAGTGCACCGGCCTGGACCTCGGGCTTTTGCGGGTCCAGGGCGGCAAAGACCTGATGCAGCTGGTCGTTGGCGGCGGCGGCGTCCTTGCCTTCGAAAGCCACAGACCCTACGTCCAGCGCCGAGACCGCGCCGGCAAGCTGTTGTGCCGCGGCTTCCGCCCCGGATTTTCCGTCATCGCAGGCCACCAGCGAAGTACCAAGGATGAGTCCAGCTATGGCAAGCGAAAGTTTTGTTGATTTCCCCATCGCGCCATTATCCCCCGGCCCGGGCGCTGAAAATGCCATTCCCGGCGCCTGCACCGGCCGTCACCGGTGCCCCTAGGAAAGCCCCAGATCCGGGACCGGCAGTTTGAAAATGTCCTTGAGGGCGTACTTTGCCGCGTGCATCCCGGGCATTCCCGTGACCCCGGGGCCGGGAGGTGTGGACGACGAGCAGAGGTAGACACCCAGCAGCGGGGTCCGCCACGGGACGGGGGACACCACCGGCTTCTGGATAAGCCCGCGGACGTCCATCACACCGGCGCTGAAATCGCCCCCGATGTAGTTGCGGTTGTACTCAGCCAACTCCGCCGCGGTGATGACGTGCG is a window from the Arthrobacter sp. NicSoilC5 genome containing:
- a CDS encoding penicillin-binding transpeptidase domain-containing protein; protein product: MGKSTKLSLAIAGLILGTSLVACDDGKSGAEAAAQQLAGAVSALDVGSVAFEGKDAAAANDQLHQVFAALDPQKPEVQAGALTLDGDKASAPLNYTWKFGDAEWKYTIGANFKKSGDKWLTVWDPAILAPGLADSEIVTKGSQSPQRADILGAGDVPLVTYRPVVNVGIDKPQLGAADPADSAGKLAALVGVDPAAYVQQVKAAGAQAFVPAITLREEGRTISDEQIQAIPGARGIPASIPLAPSRTFARAVLGSVGEATAEQIDASKGVLTAGDVTGIGGLQQQYDEQLRGSDAVVIRAQRADLTREQIQSAGTDPRRVLFQVAPKPGTPLKTTLDPRLQSLAETTLEKVGPASAIVALRPSTGAVLAAASGPGSNGYNTAMLGQYAPGSIFKMVDSLAMFRNGMTPDSTVQCTPTLAVDGRTFKNSEGYPETSLGAVTLRDAFAHSCNTAFISQRDAVSQGQLEAAATSMGVAVEAPKLGAEAFLGSVPGQAQGTEHAASMIGQGKVLLSPLAAAIMAGSVAKGAPVSAQLVLNPDAGAPAAGTTAGSTAPAAEATATATATAEAPSTASDKPITAAEAALLADMMRAVVTSGHAGFLSSVPGAPVGAKTGTAEFGTENPPKTHAWIVAVHGDLSVAVFVEDGGLGATTSGPLLKQFLTAAG
- a CDS encoding DeoR/GlpR family DNA-binding transcription regulator codes for the protein MKTDERHRAIAEVLRRQSKASVEELMQACGASGATIRRDLEVLAGHGVLRRIHGGARSLIGQGQNPGYGQRELEEQDGKMRIAAAVAGLLADREHVWLDSGSTATAVARALAGRELTLMPMSLQALNAAAGSGATDGARPALLLPGGSVVPGELCFRGPLAESNIRSLRFNTAVLTPCAVDFKDGLLAHDLDDAAVKTAGLESAARVVVAASAAKWQAHARVLVAGLARVDVIVTDRKFSAQDNAELEKYSVEVVSV
- a CDS encoding ATP-binding cassette domain-containing protein, with protein sequence MAHIDVSGIDYFLSDGTQLLNGVTFKVPDGTKTALIGPNGTGKTTLFRIIAGDLVPDEGVIGRSGNMGIMRQFVGQVRDGSTVRDLLVSAAPPALAAAAREVDEAELAMMEHDDEPTQMRYAQAIVDWGDAGGYDVETVWDEVCMAALGLPFDRAQHRPASTLSGGEQKRLVLEALFAGPDDLLLLDEPDNYLDVPGKRWLEEKLNESKKTVFFISHDRELLNNAAGRIVTLEPGINGAAAWIHGGGFGSYVEARADRNARFEELRKRWDEEHIKLKELVNMYKNKAAFRSDMANRYHAAQTRLAKFLEAGPPEALPIEQNVQMRLKGGRTAKRAIVAERLELTGLMKPFSTEVWFGDRVGVLGSNGSGKSHFLRLLATGGTDPEREHLPVSDVEIAEVPHEGTVKLGARIRPGFFAQTHVRPDLLGKTLLEILHRGDEHRFGLGREAAAGALDGYGLAGQSEQKYESLSGGQQARFQILLLQLSGATLLLLDEPTDNLDLHSAEALERAIDHFEGTVLAVTHDRWFARTFDRFLVFGSDGKVYESPEPVWDEQRVERAR